The Betaproteobacteria bacterium genome includes a window with the following:
- the ada gene encoding bifunctional DNA-binding transcriptional regulator/O6-methylguanine-DNA methyltransferase Ada encodes MRTNEALNAASFSSEEERWAAVVCRDRSADGVFYYSVRTTGVYCRPSCASRPALRKNVRFHASCEEAEQAGFRACKRCRPNAPGLVEQHAAGVARACRLIETSDEMPNLDTLAETAGMSRFHFHRVFKSITGVTPKAYAAARRAQRVRDELPKRGTVTEAIYDAGFNSNGRFYAKSAEVLGMTPASFRAGGAGESIRFAVGECSLGSILVAATDKGICAIALGDDPDILLHDLQDRFPKARLVGGDRDFEKFVARVVGFVEAPALGLDLPLDVRGTAFQQRVWQSLREIPAGSTASYAQIAERIGAPRAIRAVAQACASNAIAVAIPCHRVIRNDGGLSGYRWGVERKRALLDREAQS; translated from the coding sequence ATGAGGACGAACGAAGCACTGAATGCAGCATCGTTTTCCAGCGAAGAGGAGCGCTGGGCAGCCGTGGTATGCCGTGATCGCAGTGCCGATGGCGTTTTCTACTATTCGGTGCGGACCACCGGCGTGTATTGCCGGCCGTCCTGCGCGTCGCGGCCGGCGCTGCGCAAGAATGTCCGTTTCCACGCAAGCTGCGAAGAAGCGGAACAGGCGGGATTCCGGGCGTGCAAGCGCTGCCGGCCGAATGCGCCCGGGCTCGTCGAGCAACACGCGGCGGGCGTCGCAAGGGCCTGCCGGCTGATCGAAACGTCCGACGAGATGCCGAATCTCGACACGCTTGCCGAAACCGCGGGGATGAGCCGGTTCCATTTCCATCGCGTGTTCAAAAGCATCACCGGTGTGACGCCGAAGGCTTACGCGGCCGCGCGCCGCGCCCAGCGCGTGCGGGATGAATTACCCAAGCGCGGCACCGTGACGGAAGCGATCTACGACGCCGGGTTCAATTCCAACGGGCGCTTCTACGCCAAGTCTGCCGAAGTGCTCGGCATGACGCCCGCGAGTTTTCGTGCCGGCGGTGCGGGCGAATCGATCCGCTTCGCGGTAGGCGAATGTTCGCTGGGCTCGATCCTCGTCGCAGCCACCGACAAGGGCATCTGCGCAATCGCGCTCGGAGACGACCCGGACATTTTGTTGCATGACCTCCAGGACCGCTTCCCGAAAGCGCGTCTGGTCGGCGGTGACAGGGATTTCGAAAAATTCGTGGCCAGGGTCGTCGGCTTCGTCGAAGCGCCGGCGCTGGGGCTCGATCTGCCGCTCGATGTGCGCGGCACGGCTTTCCAGCAACGGGTGTGGCAATCCCTGCGCGAGATACCGGCGGGCTCGACAGCGAGCTATGCGCAAATCGCCGAACGCATCGGCGCGCCGAGAGCGATTCGCGCAGTCGCCCAGGCTTGTGCATCGAATGCGATTGCCGTCGCCATCCCCTGCCATCGCGTGATACGCAACGACGGCGGACTCTCCGGCTACCGCTGGGGCGTGGAGCGCAAGCGGGCGTTGCTCGATCGTGAAGCCCAGTC